From a single Hymenobacter sp. YIM 151500-1 genomic region:
- a CDS encoding heavy metal translocating P-type ATPase, with the protein MHPAHPTRPAAAAEPAAPTETATLVIEGMTCASCSAFVERTLSRTPGVQRATVNLASEKATVEYLPTHIDRAGLKAAVEQAGYQVHEPAAPAASPLAADEELAGRRAAAYRQLLRRFGVAAVGAALIMPLSMLMLWPALAQRVSMPVLNYGLLLLTLPVVLYSGREFYVAAWNGLRHRTASMDTLVAMGTGAAFLYSAAATVAPHWFMRQGLMPEVYYDTTATIIALILLGKVLESRARQRTSAALRALLSLQAKTARVVRHGHEADIPVEELRLGDVVVVRPGEKVPTDGVLLDGHSALDESMLTGESMPVEKQAGDPVLGATLNRAGSFRFRVTKLGADTLLAHIVQLVEEAQGSRAPIQRLADTVSAWFVPVVVLIAVLTLGVWLLAAPAAVRLPLALVNFVAVLIIACPCALGLATPTAIMVGTGRGAELGVLIRHAEALEKAHRVDTVLLDKTGTITRGEPAVTSCTLAPGAPPDTLARLAAVERLSEHPLAAAVVRYAGQQGADRREATSFRVHPGRGAEATVLGQPVLIGSVRWLREQGIVLPPALAAVAEQELTQARTVLGAAIGGAAVAVLALADTVRDTSAAAIRDLQRQGLEVIMLTGDNAHTAAQVARQVGISRFWAEVLPPDKASKVRELQAEGRTVAVVGDGINDAPALAQADVGVAMGSGTDVALATAGITLMRPDLHGVVTALRLSRRTMRTIRQNLFFAFVYNALGIPVAAGLLYPFTGWLLSPMLAAAAMALSSVSVLTNSLRLRATPI; encoded by the coding sequence ATGCATCCTGCCCACCCTACCCGCCCTGCCGCCGCTGCCGAACCAGCAGCGCCCACCGAAACGGCCACCCTCGTCATTGAGGGCATGACCTGCGCCTCCTGCTCCGCGTTTGTGGAGCGCACCCTGAGCCGCACGCCCGGCGTGCAGCGGGCCACCGTCAACCTGGCCAGCGAAAAAGCCACCGTCGAGTACCTGCCCACCCACATAGACCGCGCCGGTCTGAAGGCCGCCGTGGAGCAGGCCGGCTACCAGGTGCACGAGCCCGCCGCCCCGGCCGCCAGCCCCCTGGCCGCCGACGAAGAGCTGGCCGGGCGCCGGGCCGCCGCCTACCGCCAGCTGCTGCGGCGCTTCGGGGTGGCGGCGGTGGGGGCGGCCCTCATCATGCCCCTGAGCATGCTGATGCTGTGGCCGGCCCTGGCCCAGCGCGTTTCCATGCCCGTGCTCAACTATGGCCTGCTGCTGCTCACCTTACCAGTGGTGCTTTACAGCGGCCGGGAGTTTTACGTGGCCGCCTGGAACGGCCTGCGCCACCGTACCGCCAGCATGGACACGCTGGTGGCTATGGGCACCGGGGCGGCCTTTCTGTACAGCGCGGCTGCCACCGTGGCCCCGCACTGGTTTATGCGCCAGGGCCTCATGCCCGAGGTCTACTACGACACCACAGCCACCATCATTGCCCTGATTCTGCTGGGGAAGGTGCTGGAAAGCCGGGCCAGGCAGCGCACCTCGGCGGCCCTACGGGCCCTGCTGAGCTTGCAGGCCAAAACCGCCCGCGTGGTGCGCCACGGCCACGAAGCCGACATTCCGGTGGAAGAGCTGCGCCTGGGCGACGTGGTGGTGGTGCGCCCCGGCGAGAAAGTGCCCACCGACGGCGTGCTGCTCGACGGCCACTCCGCCCTCGATGAAAGCATGCTCACCGGCGAGAGTATGCCCGTGGAGAAGCAAGCCGGGGACCCGGTGCTCGGGGCCACGCTCAACCGCGCCGGCTCCTTCCGCTTCCGCGTCACCAAGCTGGGCGCCGACACCCTGCTGGCCCACATTGTGCAGCTGGTGGAAGAGGCCCAGGGCAGCCGCGCCCCCATCCAACGCCTGGCCGATACGGTCAGCGCCTGGTTTGTGCCGGTGGTGGTGCTGATTGCCGTGCTTACGCTCGGGGTGTGGCTGCTGGCGGCTCCGGCGGCCGTGCGCCTGCCGCTGGCCCTGGTCAATTTCGTGGCCGTGCTCATCATTGCCTGCCCCTGCGCCCTGGGCCTGGCCACGCCCACGGCCATCATGGTAGGCACGGGCCGGGGCGCCGAGCTGGGCGTGCTCATCCGCCACGCCGAGGCCCTGGAAAAAGCTCACCGCGTCGATACTGTGCTGCTCGACAAAACCGGCACCATCACCCGCGGCGAGCCGGCCGTGACCAGCTGCACCCTGGCCCCCGGTGCCCCACCCGACACGCTGGCCCGGCTGGCGGCCGTAGAGCGCCTCTCCGAGCATCCGCTGGCCGCGGCCGTGGTTCGCTACGCCGGGCAGCAGGGGGCTGACCGCCGGGAAGCCACCAGCTTCCGGGTCCACCCAGGCCGCGGGGCCGAAGCCACCGTGCTCGGCCAGCCGGTGCTGATTGGCAGCGTCCGGTGGCTGCGGGAGCAAGGCATTGTGCTGCCCCCGGCCCTGGCGGCGGTGGCCGAGCAGGAGCTAACCCAGGCCCGCACCGTGCTGGGCGCCGCCATTGGGGGCGCGGCCGTTGCCGTGCTGGCCCTGGCCGACACCGTGCGCGACACCAGCGCCGCCGCCATCCGGGACTTGCAGCGCCAGGGCTTAGAAGTGATAATGCTGACCGGTGACAACGCCCACACCGCCGCCCAGGTGGCCCGGCAGGTTGGCATCAGCCGCTTCTGGGCCGAGGTATTGCCCCCGGACAAAGCCAGCAAAGTGCGGGAGCTGCAAGCCGAAGGCCGCACCGTGGCCGTGGTCGGCGACGGTATCAACGATGCTCCCGCCCTGGCCCAGGCCGATGTGGGCGTGGCCATGGGCAGCGGCACCGACGTGGCCCTGGCAACGGCCGGCATCACCCTCATGCGCCCCGACTTGCACGGCGTTGTCACGGCCCTGCGCCTGTCGCGCCGCACCATGCGCACCATCCGCCAGAACCTGTTCTTCGCCTTCGTGTACAACGCGCTGGGCATTCCGGTGGCGGCGGGCCTGCTGTACCCGTTCACGGGCTGGTTGCTTTCCCCCATGCTGGCCGCCGCCGCCATGGCCCTTAGCTCGGTATCGGTGCTTACCAATTCCTTGCGCCTGCGCGCCACCCCCATCTGA
- a CDS encoding response regulator produces the protein MRTLLVDDDYTSIFLTKKLVQDAGYEQKFRAFQSSPEALEYVLTAGEDELPNLILLDLYMPVLSGWDFLAALQPYQNQLRGRCLVYILTSSLAGTVADRAREFSLVGGVIHKPLDALQLGAIQARASSQLEET, from the coding sequence ATGCGGACCCTACTGGTGGACGACGATTATACCAGCATCTTCCTAACCAAGAAGCTGGTGCAGGATGCCGGATACGAGCAGAAGTTTCGCGCTTTCCAGTCGTCGCCGGAGGCGCTGGAATACGTGCTGACAGCTGGGGAAGATGAGCTGCCCAACCTCATTCTGCTCGACTTGTACATGCCCGTGCTGAGCGGCTGGGACTTTCTGGCGGCGCTCCAGCCCTACCAGAACCAGCTCCGGGGGCGCTGCCTGGTGTACATCCTCACCTCCTCCCTGGCCGGGACGGTTGCCGACCGGGCGCGGGAGTTTTCCCTGGTCGGCGGGGTGATTCACAAGCCCCTGGATGCCTTGCAGCTAGGCGCAATCCAGGCCCGCGCCAGTAGTCAGCTAGAGGAAACGTAG